A window of Syngnathoides biaculeatus isolate LvHL_M chromosome 9, ASM1980259v1, whole genome shotgun sequence contains these coding sequences:
- the ptcd1 gene encoding pentatricopeptide repeat-containing protein 1, mitochondrial, which translates to MLPSVATTLCCRNWATMSVMVARFSRLPAANKRAATRYEGSRPPPTRLFFTPVRRFTLSAFTWQQDAELASSSEENFGAMSTDMSARRSFKKVSPEMLNLSYPEDDDDKRSEETRRKPGRRNTTYWYFLQCKKLIKAGKLQEALEMFERDMLRGEKLQPEEYNYSVLIGGCGRAGQLKKAFKLYNDLKKRGLEASDATYTSLFNACAESRHTQVALEQAVKLEQELRRKNLTLSVATYHAMLKMHALNNSLHSCIHTLREMLDVGHAITQETFHYLLMGCLKDKQLGFRLALQVWRQMLKSGLVPDSKNYNLLLRTARDCGIGDPALASSILLQSNESHVKSSKRVDVEFLERQLLLRSDSQGGGGETQNPLVALRPSETGLLPLEFTPNLLDLLQGNCTGGVISFGPVEGPSDRLALLGGAHGFLEKMAAGGLEPDLRTLTLLADTMAPGLQSLEMLLKVAKQHRVKLDTAFFNSVIRRAARSGDLDGAKAVLSVMRNRNVSVDEQTFGSLALGCQGQKDGLQLLQDMEETGLQPNAHVFSALIGRASRRLDYAYLKTLLKSMRDRKVWPNQVVIKQLEFAAQYPPNYDQYKSRNNYLIQIDGFRGYYHQWLQSMPAQDDQDGQFGLSAAFVKTQAERIAGRKKQRAAGKLKISNTKTVMTP; encoded by the exons ATGCTCCCGTCCGTCGCCACGACTCTGTGCTGCCGGAATTGGGCAACAATGTCAGTCATGGTTGCCAGGTTTTCCCGTCTCCCAGCGGCCAACAAGCGAGCTGCTACCCGGTATGAAGGTTCACGACCACCCCCGACGAGGCTTTTCTTCACACCCGTCAGACGGTTCACCTTGTCAGCCTTCACGTGGCAGCAGGACGCGGAGTTAGCCTCGTCCTCAGAGGAGAACTTCGGCGCTATGTCCACCGACATGTCCGCCCGGAGATCTTTTAAGAAAGTTAGCCCGGAGATGTTGAACCTGAGCTATccagaagacgacgacgacaagaGGTCGGAGGAAACAAGACGCAAACCCGGGAGGAGAAATACCACCTACTGGTACTTCTTACAGTGCAAGAAGCTGATTAAAGCTGGGAAG CTGCAGGAGGCATTGGAGATGTTTGAGAGGGACATGTTGCGCGGTGAGAAGTTGCAACCGGAGGAGTACAACTACAGCGTGCTCATCGGAGGCTGTGGGCGAGCCGGACAGCTGAAGAAGGCCTTCAAGCTCTACAACGAT CTGAAAAAGCGAGGTCTGGAGGCGTCGGACGCCACCTATACGTCTCTGTTCAACGCCTGCGCGGAGTCGCGCCACACACAAGTGGCTCTGGAGCAGGCAGTCAAGCTGGAGCAGGAACTGAGACGCAAGAACCTCACCCTCAGCGTGGCCACCTACCATGCCATGCTCAAGATGCACGCACTCAACAACAGCCTACACTCCTGCATACACACgctgagg GAGATGCTGGATGTCGGTCATGCCATCACTCAAGAGACATTTCATTACTTGCTGATGGGATGTCTGAAAGACAAACAGCTTGGCTTTAGGCTGGCCTTGCAG GTGTGGCGGCAGATGCTCAAGTCCGGCCTCGTTCCGGACTCAAAGAATTACAATCTGCTATTGAGGACCGCAAGGGATTGTGGAATTGGCGATCCTGCGTTGGCCTCCAGCATCCTACTCCAGTCAAACGAGTCACACGTCAAGTCAAGCAAAAGAGTCGACGTTGAGTTTCTGGAGCGGCAGCTGCTTCTCCGATCTGACAGCCAAGGTGGCGGGGGTGAAACACAAAACCCCTTGGTGGCGCTCAGACCGTCAGAAACTGGACTCCTACCTCTTGAGTTCACCCCAAACCTATTGGACCTCCTGCAGGGAAACTGCACCGGTGGTGTGATTTCCTTCGGGCCCGTGGAAGGACCGTCCGACAGACTGGCTCTACTGGGCGGAGCCCATGGTTTCCTGGAGAAGATGGCAGCTGGCGGGCTGGAGCCAGACCTGCGGACTCTGACGCTGCTGGCGGACACCATGGCGCCCGGTCTTCAGTCTCTGGAGATGCTCTTGAAGGTTGCCAAGCAGCACCGTGTCAAGCTGGACACCGCCTTTTTCAACTCGGTCATTCGCAGGGCTGCCAGAAGTGGAGATCTGGATGGGGCGAAG GCTGTCTTGAGTGTGATGCGCAACCGCAACGTGAGCGTGGACGAGCAGACGTTTGGTAGTCTGGCACTTGGGTGCCAGGGACAGAAGGATGGACTTCAACTCCTCCAAGACATGGAG GAGACGGGATTGCAGCCCAACGCGCACGTATTCTCCGCCCTGATTGGCCGAGCGAGTCGTCGTCTGGATTACGCCTACCTGAAAACGCTGCTGAAAAGCATGCGCGATCGGAAAGTGTGGCCTAACCAAGTAGTCATCAAACAGCTGGAGTTTGCTGCGCAGTATCCTCCCAATTATGACCAG TACAAGTCCCGCAACAACTACCTAATCCAGATCGATGGCTTCCGTGGTTACTACCACCAGTGGCTACAATCCATGCCGGCCCAGGATGACCAGGACGGACAGTTTGGCTTGAGTGCGGCGTTTGTCAAAACTCAAGCTGAGAGGATTGCGGGCCGGAAGAAGCAAAGAGCAGCGGGGAAGCTCAAGATTAGCAACACGAAAACAGTCATGACACCTTAG